One Spinacia oleracea cultivar Varoflay chromosome 4, BTI_SOV_V1, whole genome shotgun sequence DNA segment encodes these proteins:
- the LOC110775126 gene encoding tlg2p-like protein a, with protein MTSRNRTILFRKHRDALKSVRTPIDGFSSSTKTTSSQQSIELASTSLLHRGARSYTPLSSEDPGTSRKGSVEVGLPPAWVDVSEDVASNVQRARSKMSELTKAHAKALMPSFGDGKEDQRRIENLTHEITDLIRRSEKRLHRLSAGRPTEDINVRKNVQRSFATDLQNLSMELRKKQSAYLKRLQKQKEGSDGDLEINMKESRSQVGDDDFDDQEISEHQLARIKKSEIFTVEREREIQQVVESVNELAQIMKDLSVLVIDQGTIVDRIDYNIQNVAITVNEGLKQLQKAERTQKHGGIVKCATILIIMCFVMIVLLILKEIIL; from the exons ATGACGTCGAGGAATCGGACGATTTTGTTTAGGAAGCACAGAGATGCGTTGAAGAGCGTACGTACCCCGATTGACGGGTTCTCGTCGTCGACGAAAACGACGTCGTCTCAGCAGAGTATCGAATTGGCTTCTACCTCTTTGCTTCACCGTGGTGCTCGTTCTTATACTCCTCTTAGTTCTGAGGATCCTGGAACTTCTAG AAAGGGTTCAGTAGAGGTTGGTCTTCCACCAGCTTGGGTAGATGTATCTGAAGATGTGGCATCAAACGTGCAGCGTGCACGTTCAAAAATGTCTGAGTTGACAAAGGCCCACGCAAAAGCATTGATGCCATCATTCGGAGATGGTAAAGAAGATCAACGGCGAATTGAGAATCTTACTCATGAAATAACAGATTTAATAAGGAGGTCAGAGAAGAGATTGCATAGACTTTCAGCTGGTAGACCTACGGAAGACATAAATGTTAGGAAAAATGTGCAG CGTTCATTTGCAACTGATCTTCAAAACTTATCAATGGAGCTTCGGAAGAAGCAATCTGCATATTTAAAGCGCCTTCAAAAGCAAAAGGAG GGGTCAGATGGAGACTTGGAAATAAATATGAAAGAAAGCAGATCTCAAGTAGGAGACGATGACTTTGATGACCAG GAGATTAGTGAGCACCAACTAGCCAGGATAAAGAAAAGTGAAATCTTCACAGtagaaagggagagagaaatccAGCAG GTTGTCGAATCAGTGAATGAGCTTGCTCAAATCATGAAGGATCTCTCTGTTTTGGTGATAGACCAG GGTACAATCGTTGATAGGATAGACTATAACATTCAGAATGTAGCAATAACTGTCAATGAGGGACTAAAACAGCTGCAGAAG GCAGAAAGAACACAGAAGCATGGGGGTATAGTGAAATGTGCAACCATTCTCATCATAATGTGCTTCGTCATGATAGTTCTCCTGATTTTGAAGGAAATTATACTGTAA
- the LOC110775124 gene encoding exonuclease DPD1, chloroplastic/mitochondrial, protein MRTAPMCYSILRVPRFRVCSLVNAWWEGSDSVRPTCRNVSNFRVLNSSVGGRERNGSWSRRPLTTAGEGISKNSLSSAANVRLDLSNKAIVNTTTDLKKSVTDGSNADIRQLIAENKDLASLATFIVFDLETTGLDRKSERIIEIALMDLGGDEHNTFSTLVNPDRNVLNSDIHNIKTEMVRNRDVPRMDQLIPILLQYVKSRQKPGGYVVLVAHNARSFDVPFLVNAFKRHGFEIPSNWFFLDTLPLGRQVLKAAGVTTGCRLQGLREHYEIQLEGPEHRAMSDVLVLSLVFQRITFDLKLPIHELVQKAFTADELTSSSAKNRSAKNRSPKKKKDSS, encoded by the exons ATGAGAACAGCCCCAATGTGTTACTCGATCTTGCGAGTCCCTAGATTCAGAGTTTGCTCTTTGGTTAATGCATGGTGGGAAGGCTCTGACTCTGTACGTCCAACATGTAGAAATGTATCCAATTTTAGGGTACTAAATTCCAGTGTTGGTGGTCGTGAAAGAAATGGAAGTTGGAGTCGGAGACCCTTAACAACTGCAGGTGAAGGAATTAGCAAAAACTCCTTGAGCAGTGCAGCCAATGTCAGGCTTGACTTATCAAATAAAGCAATTGTGAATACAACCACAGACTTGAAAAAAAGCGTAACTGATGGTAGCAATGCAGATATTCGACAACTGATAGCTGAGAATAAGGATTTGGCTAGCCTTGCAACTTTTATTGTCTTTGATCTTGAGACAACTGGCCTTGACAGAAAATCTGAAAGAATTATCGAGATCGCGCTTATGGACCTCGGTGGTGATGAACACAACACTTTCAGCACTCTAGTTAATCCTGATCGTAATGTCCTAAATTCAGACATCCATAATATTAAAACCGAGATGGTCAGAAATCGTGATGTTCCAAG GATGGACCAACTTATTCCAATACTGCTTCAGTATGTGAAAAGCCGTCAGAAGCCAGGGGGATATGTGGTGTTAGTCGCACATAACGCTAGAAGTTTTGACGTTCCGTTCCTGGTTAATGCATTTAAACGACATGGTTTTGAAATCCCTTCAAACTGGTTTTTTTTGGATACTCTTCCTTTAGGGCGTCAAGTACTGAAAGCCGCAG GAGTAACAACTGGGTGCCGGTTGCAAGGACTTCGTGAGCATTATGAAATCCAATTAGAAGGTCCAGAGCACAGAGCCATGTCAGACGTGCTTGTTTTATCACTGGTGTTTCAGAGAATTACCTTTGATCTCAAGCTTCCAATCCACGAGCTTGTGCAGAAGGCTTTTACTGCTGATGAATTAACAAGTAGCAGCGCGAAGAATAGAAGTGCAAAGAATAGAAGTCCGAAGAAGAAAAAGGACTCAAGCTAG